A genomic segment from Lytechinus variegatus isolate NC3 chromosome 10, Lvar_3.0, whole genome shotgun sequence encodes:
- the LOC121422477 gene encoding solute carrier family 35 member C2-like: MTDERKQQSRLTRRINKSVYNISPPSLVKSRWMQVILLGIKVIALVLFYYTFSISLTFYNKWLFQDFRYPLTITIIHLAVKFVLALIVRSLLRACTSIKPVSLNWTTYLKIVTPTGMTSALDIGFSNWSLVFITISLYTMCKSSAIIFILIFAIVFGLQKPHWMQVIIVVLIAVGLFMFTYESTQFNLEGFILVLAASVLSGLRWSLAQILTQKQETGLHNPIDIIYHLQPVMIIGLLPLAVGAEGVKICTTEAFLGFSDIQVLIGTCAKLLLGACLAFMLAMSEYLLLRQTSTLTLSISGIFKEICTLYIASKKGDEMSLVNFLGMIVCLSGISLHVGLKAIETKSSSKMSPNDINGDMENLLNDDGSSDEDELFVRKRIDTQL, encoded by the exons ATGACAGATGAAAGAAAGCAACAAAGTAGGTTGACCAGAAGGATCAACAAATCAGTGTATAAT ATATCACCGCCGAGTCTAGTGAAATCAAGATGGATGCAGGTCATTCTCCTAGGGATCAAAGTCATTGCACTTGTGCTCTTCTACTATACATTTTCAATTAGTCTCACATTCTACAACAAATGGCTATTTCAG GATTTTAGATACCCACTTACTATCACCATCATTCACCTTGCTGTGAAGTTTGTTTTAGCTCTTATTGTGAGAAGTTTGCTCAGAGCTTGTACCTCAATAAAACCAGTCTCTCTCAACTGGACAACGTATCTTAAGATAGTCACACCAACAG GCATGACAAGTGCGTTGGACATTGGATTTTCAAACTGGAGTCTTGTATTCATTACCATTTCCTTGTATACAATGTGCAAGTCATCTGCAATCATTTTCATCCTCATCTTTGCAATAGTTTTCGGTCTTCAAAAACCA CATTGGATGCAGGTTATCATTGTAGTGCTCATAGCTGTGGGTCTATTCATGTTTACGTATGAATCAACTCAATTCAACCTTGAAGGATTTATCTTAGTGCTTGCAGCATCTGTTCTCAGTGGTCTTAGATGGTCATTAGCTCAAATATTAACTCAAAAGCAAGAAACAG gTCTACATAATCCTATAGATATAATATACCATCTACAGCCTGTGATGATAATTGGGTTGCTCCCACTTGCTGTCGGTGCTGAAG gAGTAAAGATCTGTACAACAGAGGCCTTTCTAGGTTTTAGTGACATTCAGGTGCTTATAGGAACATGTGCCAAACTTCTGCTGGGAGCTTGTTTGGCTTTTATGTTAGCCATGTCAGAATACTTACTTCTACGGCAAACATCAACGTTAACTCTGTCAATATCAGGAATATTTAAG GAGATCTGTACTTTATACATTGCCTCAAAAAAGGGAGATGAAATGTCACTTGTAAATTTCCTAGGAATGATCGTCTGTTTGTCTGGAATATCATTACATGTGGGATTGAAAGCAATAGAAACAAAAA GTTCTTCAAAAATGTCTCCAAATGATATCAATGGGGACATGGAAAACCTTCTAAATGATGATGGAAGCAGCGATGAGGATGAGCTCTTTGTCAGGAAAAGGATTGATACACAGTTATAG